A genomic segment from Candidatus Glassbacteria bacterium encodes:
- a CDS encoding EamA family transporter — MPLYLAYLALAGRVLLTGYERIIFKQVGTGSGSAESVFLIFTTGTLLLAPVGFFVEWPADWSFLWIAALASLTYTVQTVFYVKSLSHGEASLVAPLYYFSVFFLLVMAVVFLGESFGPAKIAGLVLLVYGASFLHRKQSILHSLQALATDRACQFMIVSSVLVALGRTLDGFMMRSVHPLVYTLALCFFTDVFIFIWLAITGRLGSALEMFRSKLKVGALAGAVDCYSYLLLLIAITRIEVSVAEPASMLGMVVTVILAHFIFGERIKRRLVGVVVMFFGAWLLFV; from the coding sequence ATGCCGCTTTATCTGGCTTATCTGGCCCTGGCGGGCCGGGTGCTGTTGACCGGCTACGAGAGGATAATATTCAAACAGGTGGGAACAGGCTCGGGCAGTGCGGAGAGCGTGTTCCTGATTTTCACCACCGGAACGCTCCTGCTGGCGCCGGTTGGTTTTTTCGTGGAATGGCCGGCGGACTGGAGTTTCCTCTGGATTGCGGCGCTGGCCTCGCTGACCTATACCGTGCAGACGGTGTTTTACGTCAAGTCGCTGTCCCACGGCGAGGCCTCGCTGGTGGCTCCACTGTATTATTTCAGCGTGTTTTTTCTGCTGGTGATGGCGGTTGTGTTTCTGGGTGAATCGTTCGGCCCGGCAAAAATCGCGGGGTTGGTGTTGCTGGTCTACGGCGCGTCGTTTCTGCACAGGAAGCAGAGTATCCTGCACTCGCTGCAGGCCCTGGCCACCGACAGGGCCTGCCAGTTTATGATTGTCTCCTCGGTGCTGGTGGCGCTGGGCCGTACTCTGGATGGGTTCATGATGCGCAGTGTGCATCCGCTGGTTTACACACTGGCGCTCTGTTTTTTTACAGACGTGTTCATTTTTATCTGGCTGGCGATAACCGGCAGACTCGGCTCGGCGCTTGAGATGTTTCGCAGCAAGCTCAAAGTCGGTGCGCTGGCCGGGGCGGTCGACTGCTACAGCTATCTTCTGCTGCTGATCGCGATTACCAGGATCGAGGTCAGTGTCGCCGAGCCGGCCAGCATGCTGGGGATGGTGGTGACAGTGATCCTGGCCCATTTCATTTTCGGCGAGAGGATCAAGCGGCGCCTGGTGGGAGTGGTGGTGATGTTTTTCGGGGCGTGGCTGCTGTTTGTCTGA
- a CDS encoding MFS transporter, giving the protein MIQLVAILSVFSLGIVFSLIGAVKLKLAEKLGIDDAKVGGLISTLMFTSIFVVLFIGPLVDAWGHKPFAILGFLLSGVAILMLGMARSYGAAVVACILLGVGGMCVNTVGNTLLSIVLFEGRNAPAALNLGNMFFGLGAFFTPFLAIFLIQRIGLQKTVSIIALVVLVGIAFGLVAGYPELSPGGFSLGQAFALLGNSFVLVAALALFCYVGLEVSMGGWITTYLTSLGYSEGRASGLLSAFWISIMISRLVSAMAVTPENGALVVTVLALVATVSIGIMATTRSAGMAGVAVVVTGLAFGPIFPSVVGVTFSKVAQELQGSVFAIIFAIGLLGATILPAWMGMLSKGRSIQKSMVVAAGFAVMLTVIAVVMGRLD; this is encoded by the coding sequence ATGATTCAACTGGTAGCGATTCTCAGCGTATTCTCACTTGGGATCGTATTTTCGCTCATCGGTGCGGTCAAGCTCAAACTGGCCGAGAAACTGGGGATCGATGACGCGAAAGTGGGGGGCCTGATCTCCACGCTGATGTTCACCAGCATTTTCGTGGTCCTGTTTATCGGGCCGCTGGTTGACGCCTGGGGGCACAAGCCGTTCGCCATCCTGGGTTTCCTGCTCTCCGGCGTGGCGATTCTGATGCTGGGAATGGCGCGCAGCTACGGAGCTGCCGTGGTGGCCTGCATACTGCTGGGTGTCGGCGGGATGTGTGTCAACACCGTGGGCAACACGCTGCTGTCGATCGTGCTGTTCGAGGGCCGGAACGCTCCGGCCGCCCTCAATCTGGGGAACATGTTTTTCGGTCTCGGCGCGTTTTTCACTCCGTTTCTGGCAATCTTTCTCATCCAGCGGATCGGACTGCAGAAAACCGTCAGCATCATCGCCCTGGTGGTGCTGGTCGGTATCGCTTTCGGACTGGTCGCCGGGTACCCGGAACTCAGTCCCGGCGGTTTCAGCCTCGGCCAGGCGTTCGCCCTGCTGGGCAACTCGTTCGTGCTGGTGGCCGCGCTGGCGCTGTTCTGCTACGTGGGGCTGGAGGTGTCGATGGGCGGCTGGATCACAACCTATCTGACCAGTCTCGGCTACTCCGAGGGCCGCGCCTCGGGGCTCCTGTCGGCTTTCTGGATCTCGATCATGATCTCCCGGCTGGTCAGCGCGATGGCGGTCACGCCGGAAAACGGCGCGCTGGTAGTGACCGTGCTGGCGCTGGTGGCTACGGTCTCTATCGGGATCATGGCCACGACCAGAAGCGCGGGCATGGCCGGAGTGGCCGTGGTTGTCACCGGTCTCGCTTTCGGTCCGATTTTCCCCTCGGTGGTGGGCGTGACCTTCTCCAAGGTAGCCCAGGAGCTGCAGGGCAGCGTATTCGCGATTATTTTCGCTATCGGTCTGCTGGGCGCCACAATCCTGCCGGCCTGGATGGGCATGCTGTCCAAGGGCAGGAGCATCCAGAAGAGCATGGTGGTGGCGGCGGGGTTCGCGGTCATGCTGACCGTGATCGCCGTGGTGATGGGACGACTGGACTGA
- a CDS encoding TIM barrel protein: protein MMINRRDFLKKNALAAAGVAAGLAATGRSAAAAAKHDFKLLYAPNLGLMGNIEDPIDRLDAYAEWGFRAFEFNGLMNWDYARAEKLRARIDKLNMTMGVFVANPAGWDKAGMVDPEQRPAFLEQVRKAVSYHKIVGNRWCTVITGPGMDQPHRGLQRAWVVESLKRAAEVVDGTELILVVEPLNNLVNHPGYFLARSDEAYEIMKAVDSPQVKILFDIYHQQITEGNLIANIRTFYDEIGYFQLADVPGRHEPGTGEINYRNVFQAIYKLGFKGVLGLELSASLRQDPEGSIKVFESIVECDSFTV from the coding sequence ATGATGATCAACCGAAGGGACTTCCTGAAGAAAAACGCGTTGGCCGCCGCCGGGGTGGCGGCCGGACTTGCAGCCACCGGGCGGAGCGCCGCGGCCGCGGCCAAACACGATTTCAAGCTGCTCTACGCCCCTAACCTCGGTCTGATGGGTAATATCGAGGACCCGATCGACCGGCTGGACGCGTATGCCGAGTGGGGATTCCGGGCGTTCGAGTTCAACGGGCTGATGAACTGGGACTACGCCCGCGCCGAGAAACTTCGCGCCCGGATCGATAAGCTGAACATGACCATGGGCGTGTTCGTAGCCAATCCCGCCGGCTGGGACAAGGCCGGGATGGTCGACCCGGAGCAGCGGCCAGCGTTCCTGGAACAAGTCAGGAAAGCTGTCTCTTACCACAAGATTGTCGGCAACCGGTGGTGCACGGTGATCACCGGTCCCGGCATGGACCAGCCTCACCGCGGCTTGCAGCGCGCCTGGGTGGTGGAGAGTCTCAAGCGCGCGGCCGAGGTGGTGGACGGCACCGAGTTGATACTGGTCGTGGAGCCGCTGAACAACCTGGTCAACCATCCGGGGTATTTCCTGGCCCGCAGCGACGAGGCCTACGAGATCATGAAGGCGGTGGACAGCCCGCAGGTGAAAATCCTGTTCGACATCTACCACCAGCAGATCACCGAGGGCAACCTGATCGCCAATATCCGCACGTTCTACGACGAGATCGGCTATTTCCAGCTGGCCGACGTGCCGGGGCGCCATGAGCCGGGCACCGGCGAGATCAACTACCGCAACGTGTTCCAGGCGATTTACAAGCTGGGGTTCAAGGGCGTGCTGGGTCTGGAGCTGAGCGCCTCGCTGAGGCAGGACCCTGAGGGCAGTATCAAGGTTTTTGAGTCGATTGTGGAGTGCGATAGTTTTACTGTTTAG
- a CDS encoding NUDIX domain-containing protein: MADYVGELRKLVGTRLLYLPGVRAIIVNDRGEILLQRRTDTGTWGLPSGSCELEDSALSSLFREVDEETALEVTAAEPMALYSGPGQRVTYPHGDEIQCFSLVFVVRKWTGTPVADGVEGSELGWFAPDALPDDTVEIHKETVADYLAWDGKFMVK; encoded by the coding sequence ATGGCGGACTACGTGGGTGAGTTGAGAAAACTGGTGGGCACACGGCTGCTGTACCTGCCGGGCGTACGGGCGATAATTGTCAATGACCGGGGAGAAATCCTGCTGCAGAGGCGCACCGATACGGGCACCTGGGGGCTGCCGTCGGGAAGCTGCGAACTGGAGGACTCGGCCCTGTCCTCGCTTTTTCGTGAGGTGGACGAGGAGACCGCCCTCGAGGTGACCGCCGCCGAGCCGATGGCGCTTTACTCGGGCCCCGGCCAGCGGGTGACTTATCCCCACGGCGATGAAATCCAGTGTTTTTCGCTGGTGTTCGTGGTCCGTAAGTGGACCGGGACGCCGGTGGCCGACGGAGTGGAGGGCAGCGAGCTGGGCTGGTTCGCGCCGGACGCCCTGCCGGATGACACGGTGGAAATCCATAAAGAAACCGTGGCGGATTACCTGGCGTGGGATGGGAAGTTCATGGTGAAATAA
- a CDS encoding right-handed parallel beta-helix repeat-containing protein has translation MIRLPGIMLAVTSLAGSLLAQDAVTPGTLSSPYPTIINLAVVWEISGDENLNAAATVRYRRAESGSWREGMPLRRVPFGRSEGTSPIFSWSDKLSGSIFDLAGDTEYEIEVTLSDPDGGGATRTLTARTRAVPRAPGDSVVKTADPSNYADIAGEARPGDVILLAPGDYGYGFAYSDGEPGRPLTIRAASRHPDSAAVFGSMSLRGREHVIVDGLTVNGKVDMVTAENCAVVRCSVTAVFGIVADQPPGAINCYIADNVVSWTNTWEANNMGASGDNEGEGIQLTGPGNVICYNRVSGYRDCISTLEDNQVSEQYCIDIYNNDIYLGLDDGIEADFCMGNCRIMRNRLTNCFMALSSQPSLGGPTYFIRNVMYNIIDNPFKLSRHSQGDVILHNTVVKVGDGLRIIHDPVFAYLRNNLAIGGRGGGDFGNYSSGEGRAMDFYRADSTTSIDYEGIGTEGTPFLAKLGDIKTYSIEELRAKTQMKHAVLVSMDVFANSPEFPDPALTVREPADLRLRPGSAAVDAGVLIPGINDTHTGSGPDLGALEWGAQTPHYGPRPPAATDNSGCDWDGDGRPGVGDVLRMLLSARLDPTREELDRDGDGSFGPGDLLLLLEDIAGGGCPESYPGL, from the coding sequence ATGATCCGTCTGCCCGGCATCATGCTGGCTGTCACCAGTTTAGCCGGTTCCCTGCTCGCCCAGGACGCAGTCACCCCCGGCACGCTCAGTTCGCCCTACCCGACTATCATCAACCTGGCCGTTGTCTGGGAGATCTCCGGAGATGAGAACCTCAACGCTGCCGCCACGGTCCGCTACCGGCGCGCGGAAAGCGGGAGCTGGCGCGAGGGGATGCCCCTGCGGCGGGTGCCGTTCGGCAGGAGCGAGGGCACCAGCCCGATTTTCAGTTGGAGCGACAAGCTCTCCGGCAGTATTTTCGACCTGGCCGGGGACACCGAATACGAGATCGAGGTCACGCTCAGCGACCCCGACGGCGGCGGAGCCACCCGGACTTTAACGGCCCGTACCCGCGCAGTTCCGCGCGCGCCGGGGGATTCCGTCGTCAAGACCGCCGACCCCTCGAATTACGCCGATATCGCCGGAGAGGCCCGGCCCGGCGATGTGATCCTGCTGGCCCCCGGCGACTACGGGTACGGGTTCGCCTACTCCGATGGCGAGCCCGGCCGCCCGCTGACAATCCGCGCCGCCTCGCGCCACCCCGACAGCGCGGCCGTGTTCGGCAGCATGTCGCTCAGGGGCCGCGAGCACGTGATTGTCGACGGCCTGACAGTTAACGGCAAGGTGGACATGGTCACCGCCGAGAACTGCGCGGTTGTGCGCTGCAGCGTAACCGCGGTCTTCGGGATAGTAGCCGACCAGCCGCCCGGCGCGATCAACTGCTATATCGCCGACAACGTGGTGAGCTGGACCAACACCTGGGAAGCGAACAACATGGGCGCCAGCGGCGACAACGAGGGCGAGGGAATCCAGCTCACCGGTCCCGGCAACGTGATCTGCTACAACCGGGTCTCGGGGTACAGGGACTGTATCAGTACGCTGGAGGACAACCAGGTTTCCGAGCAGTACTGTATCGACATCTACAACAACGATATCTACCTGGGCCTCGACGACGGGATCGAGGCTGATTTCTGCATGGGCAACTGCCGGATCATGCGCAACAGGCTGACCAACTGCTTCATGGCCCTCTCCAGCCAGCCGTCGCTGGGCGGACCGACCTATTTCATCCGCAACGTGATGTACAATATTATCGACAACCCGTTCAAGCTGTCGCGCCACAGCCAGGGGGACGTGATCCTGCACAACACGGTGGTCAAGGTTGGCGACGGGCTGCGGATTATCCACGATCCTGTTTTCGCCTACCTGCGCAACAACCTGGCTATCGGCGGGCGCGGCGGCGGGGATTTCGGCAACTATAGCAGCGGCGAGGGCCGGGCGATGGATTTCTACCGGGCCGACAGCACGACCAGTATCGACTACGAGGGGATCGGCACCGAGGGTACGCCTTTCCTGGCCAAGCTGGGCGATATCAAGACATACTCCATCGAGGAACTGCGGGCAAAGACCCAGATGAAACACGCCGTGCTGGTCAGCATGGACGTGTTCGCCAACAGCCCGGAGTTCCCCGATCCGGCCCTGACCGTGCGCGAACCGGCCGACCTGCGCCTTCGCCCCGGGAGCGCGGCTGTGGACGCGGGCGTGCTGATCCCCGGAATCAACGATACCCATACCGGCAGCGGACCGGACCTGGGGGCTCTGGAATGGGGCGCGCAGACGCCGCACTACGGCCCCCGTCCACCGGCAGCCACGGACAACAGCGGCTGTGACTGGGACGGCGACGGCCGTCCGGGAGTGGGCGACGTGCTGCGGATGCTGCTCTCGGCCCGTCTGGATCCCACGAGAGAGGAACTCGACCGCGACGGCGACGGCTCGTTCGGTCCCGGCGACCTCTTGCTTCTGCTGGAGGATATCGCCGGCGGTGGCTGCCCGGAAAGTTATCCGGGGTTGTAG
- a CDS encoding formylglycine-generating enzyme family protein has protein sequence MNKRSYIRLVPVLLAGVIVACGGKTDVSDLPRESFTQKIPGTDVEFEMIYIPGGEFMMGSPESEPNRDEDEGQQRRVKVSPYWIAKYEATWEQYDQYAFVDDPNVIDAISLASPKLNPAWALNLLNWFKQQHTLWQNEELDAITHPSPFYADYYHGMGRGKKPIIGISKLNVRMFCDWLRKKTGRPYRLPTEAEWEYAARAGSSTIYYFGDEQDRLEDYAWYEYNSDYETQKVGLKKPNDWGLHDMLGNVWEFAHDYYDPDFYKNLKENGVNTDPEGPGYGKGFKAGVRGGSWDDFTEDVRVANRLEQQDMWNERDPQRPRGAWWLIDAIMVGFRVVIPAR, from the coding sequence ATGAACAAAAGGAGTTATATCAGGCTGGTCCCGGTCCTGTTGGCCGGTGTGATTGTCGCCTGCGGCGGAAAGACCGATGTCAGTGATCTGCCGCGGGAAAGTTTCACCCAGAAAATCCCGGGCACGGATGTCGAGTTCGAGATGATTTACATCCCGGGCGGCGAGTTCATGATGGGAAGTCCCGAGAGCGAACCGAACCGCGATGAAGACGAGGGCCAGCAGCGCAGGGTGAAAGTAAGCCCGTACTGGATCGCCAAGTACGAAGCCACCTGGGAGCAGTACGACCAGTATGCGTTTGTCGACGATCCCAACGTGATTGACGCGATCTCGCTGGCCTCGCCCAAACTCAACCCTGCCTGGGCACTCAACCTGCTGAATTGGTTCAAGCAGCAGCACACCCTGTGGCAGAACGAGGAACTGGACGCGATCACTCACCCCAGCCCGTTCTACGCCGATTACTACCACGGTATGGGACGCGGCAAGAAGCCGATAATCGGGATCAGCAAGCTCAACGTGCGCATGTTCTGCGACTGGCTGCGCAAGAAAACCGGACGTCCTTACCGTCTGCCCACAGAGGCCGAGTGGGAGTACGCGGCCCGCGCCGGTTCCAGTACTATCTACTACTTCGGTGACGAACAGGACAGGCTGGAGGACTACGCCTGGTATGAGTACAACAGCGATTACGAAACCCAGAAAGTCGGGCTGAAAAAGCCTAACGACTGGGGCCTTCACGATATGCTGGGTAATGTCTGGGAGTTCGCCCACGACTACTACGATCCCGACTTCTACAAAAACCTGAAAGAGAACGGGGTCAACACCGATCCGGAGGGTCCGGGCTACGGCAAGGGATTCAAGGCCGGCGTGCGCGGCGGGAGCTGGGATGATTTCACCGAGGACGTGCGGGTGGCCAACCGTCTGGAACAGCAGGATATGTGGAACGAGCGCGACCCCCAGCGCCCGCGCGGCGCGTGGTGGCTGATCGACGCGATCATGGTCGGCTTCCGGGTCGTGATCCCGGCCCGGTGA
- a CDS encoding Gfo/Idh/MocA family oxidoreductase, which translates to MSESTSGTGTTRREFFRKSSLAAAGALAGFSIIRNGYGQNADEIRIGVIGCGGRGTGAADNCLNSSPNIKLVAMADLYQDRLDSSYKNLTDPNRDSGALKGIEVDRDHMFVGFDAFEKLLATDVDLVILATPPGFRPVQFEAAVKAGKHIFTEKPVAVDPVGIRRFLAAGELAKQKGLAVVAGTQRRHEQGYLELMDMVHDGKIGEVVSARAFWNGGGVWVHPRQADWNDMEYQTRNWYYFCWLCGDHIVEQHVHNLDVVNWAMGGHPVKALGNGGRQVRTGKDYGNAWDHFTIDYEYENGAHMLSMCRHWEDADRQVAEFLQGTRGSTETTGGRYILRGEQNWRFRGEQVNPYVQEHTDLIASIRSGNPLNESESVAHATMTAIMGRESAYTGKEVTWDEIMAGDLDLSPKALEWGPLAVRSIPMPGQPR; encoded by the coding sequence ATGAGCGAATCAACATCAGGAACGGGAACCACCAGGCGCGAATTCTTCCGTAAAAGCTCCCTGGCCGCTGCCGGCGCGCTGGCCGGTTTTTCAATCATCCGTAACGGCTACGGCCAGAACGCCGACGAGATCAGGATCGGAGTGATCGGCTGCGGCGGACGCGGTACCGGCGCTGCGGACAACTGCCTCAACAGTTCGCCCAATATCAAACTGGTGGCGATGGCCGATCTGTACCAGGACAGACTCGACAGCAGCTACAAGAACCTGACCGACCCCAACCGCGACAGCGGGGCGCTCAAGGGTATCGAGGTGGACAGGGACCACATGTTTGTCGGGTTCGACGCCTTCGAGAAGTTGCTGGCCACCGATGTCGACCTCGTGATCCTGGCTACACCGCCGGGGTTCCGCCCCGTCCAGTTCGAGGCCGCGGTCAAGGCCGGCAAGCATATCTTCACCGAGAAACCAGTGGCGGTCGACCCGGTGGGTATCCGCAGGTTCTTGGCCGCCGGCGAGCTGGCCAAGCAGAAAGGCCTGGCCGTGGTGGCCGGCACCCAGCGCCGCCACGAACAGGGTTATCTGGAACTTATGGACATGGTCCACGACGGGAAGATCGGCGAAGTCGTGTCCGCCCGGGCGTTCTGGAACGGCGGTGGAGTCTGGGTCCACCCGCGTCAGGCAGACTGGAACGACATGGAATACCAGACCCGTAACTGGTATTACTTCTGCTGGCTCTGCGGAGACCATATTGTCGAGCAGCACGTCCACAACCTCGACGTGGTCAACTGGGCGATGGGCGGCCACCCGGTCAAGGCGCTGGGTAACGGCGGCCGCCAGGTGCGCACCGGCAAGGACTACGGCAACGCCTGGGACCATTTCACGATCGATTACGAGTACGAGAACGGCGCCCACATGCTCAGTATGTGCCGCCACTGGGAAGACGCAGACCGTCAGGTGGCCGAGTTCCTTCAGGGAACCAGGGGCAGCACGGAAACCACCGGCGGCCGTTACATCCTGCGCGGCGAGCAGAACTGGCGCTTCCGCGGCGAGCAGGTGAACCCCTACGTCCAGGAACACACCGACCTGATCGCCAGTATCCGCAGCGGCAACCCGCTCAATGAATCGGAATCAGTGGCCCATGCCACCATGACCGCGATCATGGGCCGCGAATCGGCCTATACCGGCAAGGAGGTCACCTGGGATGAGATAATGGCCGGTGACCTCGACCTCTCTCCCAAAGCTCTCGAGTGGGGTCCCCTGGCCGTGCGGTCGATACCCATGCCTGGGCAGCCGAGATAA
- a CDS encoding GNAT family N-acetyltransferase translates to MPMQLHRHSAGVNFSGVRIKLIANLWIWPAGPWWAMRAGPPTVSTPTTRNGGTWSSSAERPGKQRSGNAGKVQIMRIRNLTVDDFFLLNELDWAPLPRERDSIYLTIALDQQPCSFIAQSDDGGFLGVLLASRGATGESIYVNHLLIAEPARRMGLGGKLMASLEDYARTAGVRRIWLHCQDETVEYYQSKGYRESYGFLSPELENYLRNTKGVHTLIKNLAWKV, encoded by the coding sequence TTGCCAATGCAGTTGCACCGTCACAGCGCCGGGGTTAATTTTTCGGGCGTGAGGATAAAATTGATAGCAAACCTCTGGATCTGGCCGGCCGGACCGTGGTGGGCAATGCGGGCAGGCCCACCGACAGTATCCACCCCTACAACAAGAAATGGGGGCACCTGGTCAAGCAGCGCTGAGAGGCCGGGTAAGCAGAGATCAGGTAATGCAGGGAAGGTGCAGATTATGCGAATCCGTAACTTGACTGTCGATGATTTCTTCCTGCTCAACGAGCTCGACTGGGCGCCGCTGCCCCGGGAGCGCGACTCGATCTACCTGACAATCGCGCTCGATCAGCAGCCCTGCTCGTTTATCGCCCAGAGCGATGACGGCGGGTTTCTGGGAGTGCTGCTCGCCAGCCGGGGGGCAACCGGGGAATCGATCTATGTCAACCATCTGCTGATCGCCGAACCGGCCCGCAGGATGGGTCTGGGCGGCAAGCTGATGGCCTCCCTTGAGGACTACGCCCGCACGGCCGGGGTACGGCGTATCTGGTTACACTGCCAGGACGAGACGGTGGAATATTACCAGAGCAAAGGCTATCGGGAAAGCTACGGTTTCCTCTCACCGGAGCTGGAAAACTACCTGCGGAACACCAAAGGGGTGCATACATTGATAAAAAATTTGGCTTGGAAAGTCTGA
- a CDS encoding TIGR00266 family protein, whose amino-acid sequence MNSHEVDYEIIGNDMQVVEIELDHGEVVIAEAGSMNYMEDGITWEARMGDGSAPNEGVMSKLLNVGKRVLTGESIFMTHFTNSGHGGKLRVAFAAPYPGKIIPIDLREVGGQLICQKDAFLCAALGTKVSIAFTRRLGTGFFGGEGFILQKLTGDGKAFVHAGGTVVKKELNGEVLRVDTGCLVGFTSGIDYDIERAGGLKSMIFGGEGLFLTTLRGQGTVWLQSLPFSRLADRVIASAPGKFGKQVGEGSVLRGLGDIFGDR is encoded by the coding sequence ATGAACAGCCACGAAGTGGATTACGAGATTATCGGCAACGACATGCAGGTGGTGGAGATCGAGCTGGACCACGGCGAGGTGGTAATCGCTGAGGCGGGCAGCATGAACTACATGGAGGACGGGATCACCTGGGAGGCCCGGATGGGCGACGGTTCCGCTCCCAACGAGGGCGTGATGAGCAAGCTCTTGAACGTGGGCAAGCGTGTGCTGACCGGCGAGAGCATTTTCATGACCCATTTCACCAACAGCGGGCACGGCGGCAAGCTGCGGGTGGCGTTCGCCGCGCCGTACCCCGGCAAGATTATCCCGATCGACCTGCGCGAGGTGGGAGGCCAGCTGATCTGCCAGAAAGACGCGTTCCTCTGCGCCGCGCTGGGCACCAAGGTGAGTATCGCGTTCACCCGGCGGCTGGGCACGGGCTTTTTCGGCGGCGAGGGCTTTATCCTGCAGAAGCTGACCGGCGACGGCAAGGCGTTCGTGCACGCGGGGGGGACAGTGGTGAAAAAAGAGCTGAACGGCGAGGTGCTGCGGGTGGACACCGGCTGCCTGGTGGGATTCACTTCCGGGATCGATTACGATATCGAACGGGCCGGGGGACTCAAGTCGATGATTTTCGGCGGCGAGGGGCTGTTTCTGACGACACTCCGGGGGCAGGGCACAGTCTGGCTGCAGAGCCTGCCGTTCTCCCGCCTGGCCGACCGGGTGATTGCCAGCGCACCGGGCAAGTTCGGCAAACAGGTGGGCGAGGGGTCTGTGTTGCGCGGGTTGGGGGATATTTTCGGGGACCGGTGA